A window of Hemiscyllium ocellatum isolate sHemOce1 chromosome 10, sHemOce1.pat.X.cur, whole genome shotgun sequence genomic DNA:
caaatctggaattaaagagtccAATAATCACCacgaaactattgtcaattgttggaaaaaccccatctggttcactaatgcccttttaagaaagaagctgccatccttacctggtctgaactacatgtgactccagatccacagcaatgtggttgactcttaacagaaATTACCCActggaatgggtaataaatgctggcctaaccagcaatgctttcatcccatgaaagaataaaaataaatcctatctttctTCCTTAAGTTATTGATTGTGTTATCACCCAAATCCATTGCTAATCTTTTCTGCAACTGCATATTGAAATCATGCAGTTGGATTTTTGCCCAGGCTGCGGTACCAAATTGGCCTTAGTCATCCAACTTGACTGGAGCCATGCTACCATATGATCCCTTGTAAACCTGTATGCAGATTTGACACAGTTGAATAGACTGACCTCCTCCAATGTCTCTTCTATTGTTCAGCTTGAGACTGTCCTTGCTTGATTCTGCTCCATGTAACTCGAACATTGCCTTTGGCCATCACTAATATTACCTAGCTGTACCTCGTCTCAAGCAATCTGCTATTGAACCGCAATGTGCTTTTGTTACCTTCAGCTTGACTATTGAAACCCACTCCAGGTCAGTTTTCTACTTGGCAGCCTCTAAAATTAGCATCCCAAATTCTGCATGTATTCCTGAATTGTACCGACTCCCTGATGAAtctctgtccctgtgtttgaCATCTATAGACTGCAGGCACAACAGATTTTGAATTTTACAAGTGTTTTAAATCTCTAGCTCTTCCCAGTTCTCTCATTCTTGCAAACCCCTCCAGTTCTGTGATTCTGGCCTCTTAGGATCACCTGCTTCCTTTAGTCCACCTTGGTAGCTGTACCTTCAGTTGTCTTGGTCCCAAGTTCTGGAATGCTCTTCCTAAATCTctgtacagtttttaaaaatatctttttattATGTTTTTCAGGTGTCTTCCAAATCCTCAACCGACGACTCTCGACTGTTTAATGTTCATTTCGAATGTTGGAATTCTCAACCAGTTACCCATACTGCAGAACAGATTGAAACCACAGGCAGTGTGTGTGGACTGCTGGACATGGAGTTGAGAGATGTGTGGACTGAGCCTCTCAATGGACGTGCCTCATTCCCCAGTCAAGCATTATCCCATGGGGGTCGAGGGGGCGATGACTACCAAAAGTTTGTGACAACAGCCTCCACGCCAAATCTCTCCTCCACCCCGATCCGTCCACTGTACCACAGTTCCAATATACCGAACAATGGTCGCACTGAGACCTCTGCTCTGGATTATCTATGTGCAGGCACTGAACGAAGGGTTGTGAGGAGAGCCAGCAGCGCTGGGGAGCGCCACTTGGCTTCCCGACACCGACCGCCTGCTGACAGTCATTCCCGAACAACACCAGGGATTTCCAGCTCTCAAACCTCCGCTGCTCGAAATGCCAGCTCTGCAAAGTCTGAAGGACTAGATGAGGAAATGCGGAACTCACAGGTTGCAGTCAACTTGAGATCCAACACCACTGAAGGCATATATGAGAACATCATGCTTGCCAGTGAGGAGAGATTAGCTGAAGAGCAACAGGAAGTTACCTGCAGTCCAGGGGACATAACTGGTGCCAGTTTCCAGTCGAGTGGTCAAGCTGAAAAGAAACACCAACATGGCAACCTAAGCCACAAGAATGTTGAGATTCAAGAAAGGTGGGAGGGGAGAGCCAGCTCCATTCATCTCACTGAGACCGGCCTGGTGTCTGGCCAAAATTCTCCAGCTTTGCCCAAATGGGAATTGAAGACTGTTGAGTCACTGAATGAGAGGCTGGTGTTGCCTGAGAAAGCGCACACAAAGCTGAAGAATGATTGGGAAGAATGCAGCAAGAGGCACAGCTTCCTGGCTCCTGACAGCGATTTGAGTTCTTGTGGACTGGGAGGTTTTGTTTCTGAGGAGAGCCTTCGGTTCAGTGGCGACGAAGCTCCCAATCTCAACCATCTGATGGAGAAGAGTCAATCGGGCTGGAACAGCTCTGCCAATTCTCACTGTGAATCGCGTGAATCCATCCCGGACAAACTGTCTGAGGAGGTGGACGAGATCTGGAATGACCTGGAGGACTACATCAGGAAGAGCGAGGAGACCAGGCGGGACCGTCTACCTGCAGCCTTCCCGGTCAGTGAGGATGATCTGAGTAGACCGGCTAGCACCCACGAAAGCCAGAGAGGAAGGTCGCTTGCTTGCTCCACTAAGGTGTGCCCTAGCTTTGTTGAAGCAGTGAAGAACAAATCTGGCAGATTGAGCACATGCAGTGTCAAAACAGACAGCAGCGAGCCAAGTGGGGAAGCGTCAGTGTTAACTGCGAGTGTTGCTTCCTTGGATGGTGAGGTGGTTGAGACAGAGTGTTTGTGGCGCAGTACTAATGTTGAGACTGATGTTCAGGATCTAGATATCATGGATCGAACCAAACGCAGAGTCTATTACATGGCCCGGCAGTACAGCCAGAAAATCAAGAAGGCTAATCAGCTGCTCAAGATGAAGAACACAGCAGAACAATCACCCTCTGATCAACCCAAGAGAAAATGCAAGGACCTGGTGGCTATTTTGGAAGAAAAGAAACAAGGTGGAACTGCCATTGGTATGTAGCATCATCCCCAAAACCTTCTATTTGATGGATGAGCTTCCAATGCTATTGCAGTGACCTACTTTCATCTTTAACATTGAGTGAAGGGCAGAGATGGACAATGTTTAATGTTTCAACCTTAACCTCACACTTCTGTTCCTAAGTTTGAGCTATATCAAAATTCTGTTGCTTGTATCCTCAATCATACCATTTTCTATTTTCACGTCATCCATACCTTCGCTGACCATCATAGCTCCTGAAGCAATATTTGTACTTCTTTCAGAGTTCTTCCTCCTCCCTTTCATATCTGTATGACCGCTTTCAGCTTTATAACCCTTAGTTGCTGCTCTAGTTCTGTCTCCTTGTGCATGCCTAATTTTACTGGGGCTACCATTGTTGGTCATAATGGTTTACAATGATAGGAACCTGAAAGGATCTCCAGATCAGAGACAGTTTAAAAACTGCTAacagaagttttaaaaaatatctgaagATGGATAATGTAAAAGCAAGTAGAAAATAGGAATAGAGTGCCCAATTAAAAGCACTCTTATCAGGATGCACATCACATTGTGAATGAGATTGAGTTTTGAAGGCTTAAATTGAGCTAAATGTATTATTTAGTTAACACAAAGATGTGGCAACAGGGTGACCAAGTTTgagaactgaatattcaagggtaCTCATCATTTGGCAAAAAGGGAAAGGTGGGATAGCACTCTTAAAGCATAAGACCATTAGTGAGAGAAGAACTTCAGTCAAAGGATCAAGATGTAGAATTTTGTTTGAATGGAGCTAAGAAACAGCAAAGGGCAGCAAATATTGGGAGTTGTTCATCCACAAAACAATAATGGTAATGTTGGGCACAATTATGAATTGAGAAATTAGAAATGTGTTGTGTGTAATACAGTAATGATTGTGATTTGGATTTGCTTGTGGTTTGGATGAGCAACAGTGCTATGGGTGATGTGTATATGAGAGATTTCTGGAGGAGTTAAGATCTTACTAACACAAACAGCAAACAGAGTTTCAACCTTTCAAACACCATCCTTTTACGTATGCTCATTTAGAGAGAAATTTCTCTTCTATCTAAACTCTTAAGTTTGTACCTAACTCCTTCCAGTTCCCCCTCGTTGGACTGTGTCAGCAGTTTTATGATTCCTTTGAGTCCACTAGCATGAATCTTTCAGTTTTATGGCCTCTATTCTACCAACCTGAAGATTTCTATCTGAAGCTCTCCTGGTTTGGAAGCTACATAAACAAAAATACTTCAGCTGGAGTGACTGGCTCCCTTGAATGAAAAGCTTGATTCTCCTGCTAGGAGAAAGTGTTGTTCTTCTGAACTaaactcctgatttccctgaagcAAATTCAAAGCTAAAATTAATGGCGATTTCGTTTGTTGTAAATTTGAAGTATAAACATTCCGTCTGCTAACACTATAGGGGTTCTGCCAGGCACTTAAATGTGGTTATCTGTTTTTATAATCGATGCACAGCTtcaagtcattttttttaaaccagttttCAAAAACAAGGACCCAAATCCAAGTGCATCTGTTTTGAAATTGAAGTCcaaaatatatataaaataacCTTCTATCACATGAAGGACTTGGAAACAGAGAAAAATAGAGCTAGCATTTGAAAATTTTATCAGATTGAAAGTTGGTAACTTGTCTGGTCCAGATGCATTACATTTCAAAGGATTGAAGGTGGTGTTTATTACAGCAGTGGTAGCTATCTTTTCAAATTCTGTAAATTATAAACAAcattcctgcagattggaaacTAGCAAATGTGACCCAGTTCTTTTTATTAGAATGCAATGGATGtccagactagattagattagattacttagtgtggaaacaggcccttcagcccaacaagtccacaccaatctgccgaagcgcaacccacccatacccctacatattaccccttacctaacactacgggcaatttagcatggccaattcacctgacccgcacatctttggactgtgggaggaaaccggagcacctggaggaaacccacgcagacacggggagaatgtgcaaactccacacagttagtcgcctgagtcgggaattgaacccgggtctcagggcgctgtgaggcagcagtgctaaccactgtgccaccgtgctgcccactaattcCAGAAATGACAGGTTTATCATATTCTAAGAGATTAGAGTCTAAATTTGAATTATCTAGAGTTTCAACAATTGAGAGATGTTCTTATTGAAACTTAAATTCTTATAAGGTGGATATTAGTAGATGTTTCCCTTGGTAAGTCTATAATCAAGagacataatctcaaactaatgGGTTGACTGTGAAAGACCTAAGGAGAACTTTTAGTGGTAAATCTTTTGAACCCTGTACCCTCAAGGGTTGTGAAAGCTGATTGAGCATCTTTGAGACTGAAATGGTGGATTTGTGGAGAATGCCATGTGATCTAAGAAGAGGCAATCTGATCCAATTGAATGGTACAACAGGGTGTTCTTGTGTTTCTTTGGCTGTCATGGACCAGAGATCTGGAAATCCCTCATTAAACACTTGTGGTACTATCCTCATTCTTCTTAAAACTACCTCTTTTATCCAATCTGGTGTCAGTCTTTTCTATTATTACCTGTGAGGTGACACAGGACTTAAGATTAGACCAGGGTTTAatatacagtcggttctgctataatgcaaattggctttaacacaATTCCGGCCCATTAGTTTAAACGCCGTGGGTATTGTATGATTTTCGAAACACAAAATCACATGAGAATGGAGCCGTTGTTATATCAGAACCAATTGTAGTCTATCTATTTTGTAAGTTTGCATTGGTCAAGTTTACTGCAGCCTTTTTCCTTCAGTTTTTGTGAATGCAGTCTGATCAGTACTAAATGCTGTTAAGTTGTTTGGTGAAGATTCCTCTCAGGAATAGAGCAGTTTCTCTTAGATGTTCACCTAAGCAATTGAGCCAACATGTTTTATAAtttattcacgggatgtgggaATCATAGGCAAGACTAGGATTTATTGCCACCTTGAAGTGGTAGTGAGTGAACTCCTTTGAACCCTGGCAGTCTGTTGCATAGGTACAGCCTGGCACAGCTTTCAGGAGATACTTACTTGGATTTTAATCCAATTAGTGAAAGAATGGTGAAATAGACCCTAGACAGGAGTGTGTGTAACAAGGAGAGGAATTTGCACATGttggtgtttccatatatctgccttTTGTTCTCCTTGATGATGAAGGTCAGGACTTTGGCCAATGCTTCAGAATAGCCATGGCCACTTGTGCTGTTATCATCTTGAGAATTCAGGACCCTGAATCATTCATCATCCAAAATGTTATGAACTACAGAAGATGGTAAAGATTTTCATTTATTCAGTTACTTACATAACCACAGGGAATGCCAAGCTGTTTTATTTCTAAATTTCTGCTTGGGTGGTCTAAAtttaggggacacagtttaaaagtaaggTGTCTCCCTTTTATAATACAGACGAGCTTTTCTCCTCTAGGATTTGCACAGTGTGGAATCTTTCCCTAGAAGATAATGAAGGGTAGACTTTGAAGTTTATTCAAAACTGAGTTAGATTTTATCATAGAGGAGTTTGAGGTACAGATAGGAAGGTGGAGATGAGACCACAGTCAGGTCAGCTCTAACCTTATGGActagtggagcaggtttgaaaggccaaatggcctattcctgctccaaaATCCTATTGTGCCCCCTCTGCTCAGACCTGTCATCAACTTAAATATCCCTCACTTTCCTGTTTGCTCTCATTTAttaagttaactctgctttctctccacagatgttatcagaccagctgagtttcttaGCAGTTTGTTTTTCTATGTTTAAgattagaattaggccattcaggtgGTGATATGACATACCTCTACACACAAGATGGTGGAAAATGGGAACACTGTCCACCCAAGAACTGCTGAGACTTGGTTAATTGTAATTTTCACATCAATTTTTTTTGGTCTGTAAGGATTAAGGAAATCAAAGTAAACAATGAAACATTTAGGGAtggagctgaatggcccactgTTGTTCCTTTACTCCTCTGCCTGTTCCAATAGAATTGCCCAGATATATGAAAGACTTGGTAAACTTCCAAaaacttccttttttaaaatcctttcagaGAAGCGTGTTGGCTAGGCTGGCATTTGTATGCCAACCCTGATTGCCTAGAAGATAGTTGAGAGTCAGTCATATTGCAGTAGGTCTGCAGTAGTTACATATAGGCCATACGGTGTTAGGATGGCAGATATCTGACTTACCTTGAAGGAACTTAatggaccagatgggtttctaTGACAATTGAGTGATTTACACAGTTGCCATTAGGCTAACCTTTTATTCTGtagctgaatttgaattcaataaaaatatctgcaGTGGTGGAGACTTGAGCCcatgtccctagaacattagcctggagttctggattGCTAGCTTAGTGATGTTACCATGGCATTGCCACCACCTCTTCTAAACCTTCATTGTTATACAGCttgtaatcatagaatccttactgatggaggctgtttggcccatttgagtctgcactgacccttaccttacccctgtaaccccacatttaccatagccactCTACCTAGCTTGCACAGCCCTACACACTGCAGGGAACTTAGGATGGCCGATCcatctaatgtgcacatcttttggactgtaggaggaaaccagagcacctggcagaaacccacacagacataaggaaaatgtgtaaactccacacagacagtaatcaaacccagatccctggcgctgtgctaactactaagccacCTTGCTGCCTCTGTAATGTCAGGGTTATTTCTGTTTACACTTGTTTAACCAGTAATTTTTTGTTATTTCTCAGGTGCCCGAATTGCTGAATACTCCCAGCTGTATGACCAGTTCCTGTTCAAAGAGACTCCGTCTAAATCATCACCAAGTGTGCCAGTAGACAACAGTGGGGAGGTGTGTGCACAAAAGACTATGCAAAGCCCAGTCTCCGGTCACCCCTCCCATGGGCAGTCCCTGGGCACGGAGGACTGGCTGCTACACTCTACCTACAGTAATGGGGAGTTGGCAGACTTTGTTGCCTGGCCAGATATTCAGGGACTTGCAGCTAAATATTCCATCCAAGAGAAGAATGTGACAAATGGGCGACTTCAGAGTAGAGGGGGGTTGGCTGGCTCCGTCCCCTCTGTTGCAGCCTGTCCATCTGTCCCAATGCAGCAACGATGGAGTGCCATTATTGTCCCACCTGGTGGGTCAGATTGCTCAATGGCCCATGGCTACAACTCCCTAGGTCGCAGGACGAGTGAGGGTAAGCAGCGGGAGACTTTGCTGCCTTCTCCAGCTGTGATAACAAGCCAATCCTCTGACTCCATCAATCATGCTTTGGATAAGCAGGCACTATTCTCCAGCTGGGACCCGGCCTCTGACAGACTACATGTTGGGAACCAAGAGATTGAGGAGCCAGCTCTGACTTTACGGGACTCGCAAAAGGTCGTTGTAGTTAACAGGGTTCCACCCCTGGATGCCCAATTGGCAACACAGAACTATTTTGCCAATTTCAATGACACTGGGGAAGATGATGAAGACTATGTGGAGATTAAGTCTGAGGATGAGGATTATGAAGACCTGGATGAGGGAACCTTCACTCATGACCTGAGCTTCCATTTTAATGGCAAAGCAGAATCTACTCCCGAACCTGGCAATACCCGTTTGGCTCGTGCCTCCTGTATCCCATTGTCAGATAGCGATGCAATGGGCTCTTTAACTATGTTGGCAGAGCCTGACCAGCTGAGCCACTATCTCTGGCGGGAACCCTCTCCCAGCCAGCAGAATATTGTTCAGACTCTGCGGGACAAGTTTCAGTGTCTCAGCTCCAGCAGCTTTGCTTGAACATTTCATCTCCGTTCGaagactggagagagagagaagagggtcaACCATTATGTATTAACTGTTTGCAAGCACTTCATGTAGATTTCCAGTTATCTTGCCACCATTGTGCTGTTGCCGCTGAAGTCAGCGAACCTTTTGTGTTAAATAGTATCTAGGTTGTGGCAATGAACAAGTTTGTTtgaaagaaagaaatgcaaatgAGGGTTTAGTTTTGTGTAAAGCAAGAACCAGTGGAAAAAGTGACTAGGAAATGCAGATATATCATGCATGCTATGAGGAATATGGGTGGTCAAGTGTTCCACTTGGGGGTTTGAAGGTTGGACCTGGGGTGATTGCCTGCCCGTCTTTGTTCCAGTTCATGTATTGACTCCAGTgtcatttagttttgttttatGGGGCAGGGGATGGAAATGATCTGTACGGAAGATAGCCTGGCCTGTGGGTGTCTTAATCTCTGAGACTGAGGATATTACAGTTTCACACATTGAATTGCATAAAACTGCAAATGGAACAAGTTGGGCAAGATTTTTTTCTCCCTGCTCAGCCAGCTATGGGACCATTATTGAAATTCTGAGCAATGCATAGTAAGGGATGGAAAGACTGGCAAGTGCGAACAATATAGTGGTCTTCTTGGAATCTGTCAAATGAAAAACCAGgtcaaagaaaaagaaaaccCAGTCCTCAATCAGTTTGTCTGTCATTTCTCCACAGACCAGCagtgtattttatttttattctaaaCAACACAAGGGTTCAGTACTCTTGACTAGTCAGTGACCAGTTGGAAAAGTGACCTCGTGATATAACTGGAATCCTATAGCTGTTATC
This region includes:
- the LOC132819860 gene encoding pleckstrin homology domain-containing family G member 1 isoform X1, whose protein sequence is MEQTKKISDDLENMLAVFNEYRVLPDVLPPVRESLSRRATLTAPVGFLHTDNRRYGGTRSMDSSDRDRPVSYSSTSSSASSRDSHCSLSSGMTLVSNSQLGLPGQEKEAGAIRLELIPAGHLSGTDDCAKVNLPHTNSGELDVKRPGVIGIKRVDSRVPHKNRAMSPGAASASPKLLYVDRVVQEILETERTYVEDLRSIVKDYLDCITDQLRLPLGTEERLALFGNIRDIYRFNSDLLQDLESCDSDPVAIAECFVAKSEEFHIYTQYCTNYPRSVAVLTECMRNKVLAKFFREQQESLKHSLPLGSYLLKPVQRILKYHLLLHEIANHLEKDTECYDVVQDAIDTMQRVAWHINDMKRKHEHAVRLQEIQSLLTNWKGPDLTSYGELVLEGTFRIQRAKNERTLFLLDKLLLITKKREETYTYKAHILCCNLMLVEVIPKEPLSFSVFHYKNPKVQHTVQAKSTQDKRLWILHLKRLILENHPAKIPAKAKQAILEMDAIHHPGFHYSPEGERKAESRVKEDRITPRRLRRKSEPSARLKSAKQLERRQDKRASIEGSLLSPSMEVLSSSSKCEISALGHGDTVNQSQESLDPAYPSDQEDSVQLRTLEQTDADDEEEVDIDQVSSKSSTDDSRLFNVHFECWNSQPVTHTAEQIETTGSVCGLLDMELRDVWTEPLNGRASFPSQALSHGGRGGDDYQKFVTTASTPNLSSTPIRPLYHSSNIPNNGRTETSALDYLCAGTERRVVRRASSAGERHLASRHRPPADSHSRTTPGISSSQTSAARNASSAKSEGLDEEMRNSQVAVNLRSNTTEGIYENIMLASEERLAEEQQEVTCSPGDITGASFQSSGQAEKKHQHGNLSHKNVEIQERWEGRASSIHLTETGLVSGQNSPALPKWELKTVESLNERLVLPEKAHTKLKNDWEECSKRHSFLAPDSDLSSCGLGGFVSEESLRFSGDEAPNLNHLMEKSQSGWNSSANSHCESRESIPDKLSEEVDEIWNDLEDYIRKSEETRRDRLPAAFPVSEDDLSRPASTHESQRGRSLACSTKVCPSFVEAVKNKSGRLSTCSVKTDSSEPSGEASVLTASVASLDGEVVETECLWRSTNVETDVQDLDIMDRTKRRVYYMARQYSQKIKKANQLLKMKNTAEQSPSDQPKRKCKDLVAILEEKKQGGTAIGARIAEYSQLYDQFLFKETPSKSSPSVPVDNSGEVCAQKTMQSPVSGHPSHGQSLGTEDWLLHSTYSNGELADFVAWPDIQGLAAKYSIQEKNVTNGRLQSRGGLAGSVPSVAACPSVPMQQRWSAIIVPPGGSDCSMAHGYNSLGRRTSEGKQRETLLPSPAVITSQSSDSINHALDKQALFSSWDPASDRLHVGNQEIEEPALTLRDSQKVVVVNRVPPLDAQLATQNYFANFNDTGEDDEDYVEIKSEDEDYEDLDEGTFTHDLSFHFNGKAESTPEPGNTRLARASCIPLSDSDAMGSLTMLAEPDQLSHYLWREPSPSQQNIVQTLRDKFQCLSSSSFA
- the LOC132819860 gene encoding pleckstrin homology domain-containing family G member 1 isoform X2, yielding MPGRALEGVEATSKSEDEYRVLPDVLPPVRESLSRRATLTAPVGFLHTDNRRYGGTRSMDSSDRDRPVSYSSTSSSASSRDSHCSLSSGMTLVSNSQLGLPGQEKEAGAIRLELIPAGHLSGTDDCAKVNLPHTNSGELDVKRPGVIGIKRVDSRVPHKNRAMSPGAASASPKLLYVDRVVQEILETERTYVEDLRSIVKDYLDCITDQLRLPLGTEERLALFGNIRDIYRFNSDLLQDLESCDSDPVAIAECFVAKSEEFHIYTQYCTNYPRSVAVLTECMRNKVLAKFFREQQESLKHSLPLGSYLLKPVQRILKYHLLLHEIANHLEKDTECYDVVQDAIDTMQRVAWHINDMKRKHEHAVRLQEIQSLLTNWKGPDLTSYGELVLEGTFRIQRAKNERTLFLLDKLLLITKKREETYTYKAHILCCNLMLVEVIPKEPLSFSVFHYKNPKVQHTVQAKSTQDKRLWILHLKRLILENHPAKIPAKAKQAILEMDAIHHPGFHYSPEGERKAESRVKEDRITPRRLRRKSEPSARLKSAKQLERRQDKRASIEGSLLSPSMEVLSSSSKCEISALGHGDTVNQSQESLDPAYPSDQEDSVQLRTLEQTDADDEEEVDIDQVSSKSSTDDSRLFNVHFECWNSQPVTHTAEQIETTGSVCGLLDMELRDVWTEPLNGRASFPSQALSHGGRGGDDYQKFVTTASTPNLSSTPIRPLYHSSNIPNNGRTETSALDYLCAGTERRVVRRASSAGERHLASRHRPPADSHSRTTPGISSSQTSAARNASSAKSEGLDEEMRNSQVAVNLRSNTTEGIYENIMLASEERLAEEQQEVTCSPGDITGASFQSSGQAEKKHQHGNLSHKNVEIQERWEGRASSIHLTETGLVSGQNSPALPKWELKTVESLNERLVLPEKAHTKLKNDWEECSKRHSFLAPDSDLSSCGLGGFVSEESLRFSGDEAPNLNHLMEKSQSGWNSSANSHCESRESIPDKLSEEVDEIWNDLEDYIRKSEETRRDRLPAAFPVSEDDLSRPASTHESQRGRSLACSTKVCPSFVEAVKNKSGRLSTCSVKTDSSEPSGEASVLTASVASLDGEVVETECLWRSTNVETDVQDLDIMDRTKRRVYYMARQYSQKIKKANQLLKMKNTAEQSPSDQPKRKCKDLVAILEEKKQGGTAIGARIAEYSQLYDQFLFKETPSKSSPSVPVDNSGEVCAQKTMQSPVSGHPSHGQSLGTEDWLLHSTYSNGELADFVAWPDIQGLAAKYSIQEKNVTNGRLQSRGGLAGSVPSVAACPSVPMQQRWSAIIVPPGGSDCSMAHGYNSLGRRTSEGKQRETLLPSPAVITSQSSDSINHALDKQALFSSWDPASDRLHVGNQEIEEPALTLRDSQKVVVVNRVPPLDAQLATQNYFANFNDTGEDDEDYVEIKSEDEDYEDLDEGTFTHDLSFHFNGKAESTPEPGNTRLARASCIPLSDSDAMGSLTMLAEPDQLSHYLWREPSPSQQNIVQTLRDKFQCLSSSSFA
- the LOC132819860 gene encoding pleckstrin homology domain-containing family G member 1 isoform X3, which gives rise to MPDEYRVLPDVLPPVRESLSRRATLTAPVGFLHTDNRRYGGTRSMDSSDRDRPVSYSSTSSSASSRDSHCSLSSGMTLVSNSQLGLPGQEKEAGAIRLELIPAGHLSGTDDCAKVNLPHTNSGELDVKRPGVIGIKRVDSRVPHKNRAMSPGAASASPKLLYVDRVVQEILETERTYVEDLRSIVKDYLDCITDQLRLPLGTEERLALFGNIRDIYRFNSDLLQDLESCDSDPVAIAECFVAKSEEFHIYTQYCTNYPRSVAVLTECMRNKVLAKFFREQQESLKHSLPLGSYLLKPVQRILKYHLLLHEIANHLEKDTECYDVVQDAIDTMQRVAWHINDMKRKHEHAVRLQEIQSLLTNWKGPDLTSYGELVLEGTFRIQRAKNERTLFLLDKLLLITKKREETYTYKAHILCCNLMLVEVIPKEPLSFSVFHYKNPKVQHTVQAKSTQDKRLWILHLKRLILENHPAKIPAKAKQAILEMDAIHHPGFHYSPEGERKAESRVKEDRITPRRLRRKSEPSARLKSAKQLERRQDKRASIEGSLLSPSMEVLSSSSKCEISALGHGDTVNQSQESLDPAYPSDQEDSVQLRTLEQTDADDEEEVDIDQVSSKSSTDDSRLFNVHFECWNSQPVTHTAEQIETTGSVCGLLDMELRDVWTEPLNGRASFPSQALSHGGRGGDDYQKFVTTASTPNLSSTPIRPLYHSSNIPNNGRTETSALDYLCAGTERRVVRRASSAGERHLASRHRPPADSHSRTTPGISSSQTSAARNASSAKSEGLDEEMRNSQVAVNLRSNTTEGIYENIMLASEERLAEEQQEVTCSPGDITGASFQSSGQAEKKHQHGNLSHKNVEIQERWEGRASSIHLTETGLVSGQNSPALPKWELKTVESLNERLVLPEKAHTKLKNDWEECSKRHSFLAPDSDLSSCGLGGFVSEESLRFSGDEAPNLNHLMEKSQSGWNSSANSHCESRESIPDKLSEEVDEIWNDLEDYIRKSEETRRDRLPAAFPVSEDDLSRPASTHESQRGRSLACSTKVCPSFVEAVKNKSGRLSTCSVKTDSSEPSGEASVLTASVASLDGEVVETECLWRSTNVETDVQDLDIMDRTKRRVYYMARQYSQKIKKANQLLKMKNTAEQSPSDQPKRKCKDLVAILEEKKQGGTAIGARIAEYSQLYDQFLFKETPSKSSPSVPVDNSGEVCAQKTMQSPVSGHPSHGQSLGTEDWLLHSTYSNGELADFVAWPDIQGLAAKYSIQEKNVTNGRLQSRGGLAGSVPSVAACPSVPMQQRWSAIIVPPGGSDCSMAHGYNSLGRRTSEGKQRETLLPSPAVITSQSSDSINHALDKQALFSSWDPASDRLHVGNQEIEEPALTLRDSQKVVVVNRVPPLDAQLATQNYFANFNDTGEDDEDYVEIKSEDEDYEDLDEGTFTHDLSFHFNGKAESTPEPGNTRLARASCIPLSDSDAMGSLTMLAEPDQLSHYLWREPSPSQQNIVQTLRDKFQCLSSSSFA